Proteins encoded within one genomic window of Sphingomonas sp. KRR8:
- a CDS encoding c-type cytochrome, with protein sequence MSPSGRTIAAAVVAALVAGGATAWVMQTRAPGSERSVTLQSTTPLPPEGAAALVPLGDLAGSAETTLPASLANPLKQDASAVNEGKRLFAQMNCAGCHGYTAKGGMGPDLTDTHWRYGGTPVQIYKSIFEGRPQGMPAWGRALPSHSIWQLTSYIESLGGSFPADAYHAGQQGDLAGQASAAESGEPPADNGGNHKPAAGSGSQSQQSGKSSGAGGSHP encoded by the coding sequence CCGGAGGCGCCACGGCGTGGGTCATGCAAACTCGCGCGCCAGGCTCTGAACGCTCCGTCACGCTGCAGTCGACCACACCGCTCCCGCCCGAAGGGGCCGCCGCACTGGTACCACTCGGGGACTTGGCAGGCAGCGCTGAGACCACGCTCCCAGCCAGCCTTGCCAATCCACTCAAGCAAGACGCGTCGGCAGTGAACGAGGGCAAGCGATTGTTCGCGCAGATGAACTGCGCCGGCTGCCACGGCTACACCGCAAAGGGCGGCATGGGTCCGGACCTGACCGACACGCACTGGCGCTACGGCGGCACGCCCGTCCAGATCTACAAGTCAATCTTTGAGGGCCGTCCCCAGGGCATGCCGGCTTGGGGGCGCGCGCTGCCTTCTCACTCCATCTGGCAGCTAACCAGCTATATCGAGAGCCTGGGCGGAAGTTTCCCGGCCGATGCCTACCATGCCGGGCAACAGGGGGACCTGGCCGGCCAAGCCAGCGCTGCGGAGTCAGGCGAACCGCCCGCGGATAATGGCGGGAACCACAAGCCGGCGGCCGGCAGCGGCTCACAATCACAGCAATCGGGCAAGTCGAGTGGGGCCGGCGGGAGCCACCCATGA
- the coxB gene encoding cytochrome c oxidase subunit II gives MIRARWILSCPALALTGCASLPLSYLDSTAPVGGRIAQLGWGMLIISVVVVLIIAGLLVAAIWRGSTEVDGRELAVRRDTGGMRWIYVGVGISSAVLAISAIWTLLTLKAVAQPASGAAPLTIGIVAHQWWWQADYRPSQAQGNFTTANEVHIPVGVPVRFELRSADVIHSFWVPKLAGKTDVIPGRTNSMWVEARQPGIYRGQCAEYCGIEHALMSFRVIAEPIDRFRSWQAAELSGRSPQQGSASAQGAAIFAAHCGACHAMRGTEAGGAYGPDLTNLGSRTTLAAGMIQNTPRNLAYWIRHAQEVKPGARMPNVPLSDADVAKLVPYLEAR, from the coding sequence ATGATCCGCGCCCGTTGGATCCTTTCCTGTCCTGCGCTCGCACTGACCGGGTGCGCGTCCTTGCCCTTATCCTATCTGGACTCCACAGCGCCGGTCGGTGGCCGCATTGCGCAGCTCGGTTGGGGGATGCTGATCATCTCCGTCGTGGTGGTGCTGATCATCGCGGGTCTGCTCGTCGCGGCGATCTGGCGCGGGTCAACGGAAGTCGACGGGCGCGAGCTTGCGGTTCGGCGCGATACCGGTGGCATGCGCTGGATTTACGTTGGAGTCGGAATCTCGAGCGCGGTGCTAGCGATTTCCGCTATTTGGACGCTGCTGACGCTCAAGGCGGTGGCGCAGCCTGCCAGCGGCGCGGCACCGTTGACGATTGGCATCGTTGCGCACCAATGGTGGTGGCAGGCCGACTACCGACCGTCACAAGCGCAAGGCAACTTCACGACAGCGAATGAAGTCCACATCCCGGTCGGTGTTCCCGTCCGCTTTGAACTTCGGTCCGCCGACGTGATCCACAGCTTTTGGGTCCCCAAGCTTGCTGGGAAGACCGATGTCATTCCTGGCAGGACGAACTCCATGTGGGTCGAAGCCCGGCAGCCGGGCATCTATCGTGGACAGTGCGCGGAATACTGCGGCATCGAACATGCGCTGATGTCCTTCAGGGTCATTGCGGAGCCCATCGACCGATTTCGTTCCTGGCAAGCGGCGGAGCTTTCCGGCCGATCGCCTCAGCAGGGAAGTGCCAGTGCGCAGGGCGCAGCCATCTTCGCGGCGCACTGTGGTGCTTGTCACGCGATGCGCGGCACCGAGGCCGGCGGCGCTTATGGGCCCGATCTCACCAACCTGGGCAGCCGGACCACACTGGCTGCCGGCATGATCCAGAACACGCCGCGCAATCTCGCTTACTGGATACGTCATGCGCAGGAGGTGAAGCCCGGCGCGCGCATGCCGAACGTGCCGCTGAGTGACGCTGATGTGGCGAAACTCGTGCCGTACCTGGAGGCTCGTTGA